In one Ornithinimicrobium pratense genomic region, the following are encoded:
- a CDS encoding precorrin-2 C(20)-methyltransferase, which produces MSAVGAGGPAARGGHLYGVGVGPGSPELLTLRAARLVATADVVAYHAGRRGSSQARRIVAAAGLLRADVVEEELVYPVTTGTIRHEAGYYGALAEFYDACAERLATHLDAGRSVVVLALGDPLFYGSFMYVHDALRPHHPVTVVPGVTAVSAVTAAAGTNLCLHEDTLTVLPGTLPTAELARRLADTDAAVVLKLGRTFPAVREALRQAGVLERAVYVEHASTPRERVLPVTKVDEADVPYLSMVVVPGQDLRSDAAGRAGVEEQHAASPVAPRAGRAPGTVHVVGLGPGGAGWTTPETTGLLERVAHVVGYAPYLARVPQRPGLTRHASGNTVELDRARLALDLARAGEDVAVVSGGDPGVFGMAAAVLEAAADVGDDGDAPVPVRVHPGVTAAHAASARVGAVLGGDHALVNLSDNLKPFEVLVDRLVAMAERDVVVACYNPRSRSRPDTLGDVRDRLVERVGPDRTVVVARNVGRDGESVEVTTLGGLDVGTVDMACLVVVGASTTRVTPDGQVWTPRGVG; this is translated from the coding sequence GTGAGCGCGGTGGGGGCCGGAGGGCCGGCCGCCCGGGGCGGTCACCTTTACGGCGTCGGGGTCGGCCCCGGGTCCCCCGAACTACTGACCTTGCGGGCGGCCCGGCTGGTCGCTACCGCCGACGTGGTCGCCTACCACGCCGGCCGGCGCGGGTCCTCCCAGGCGCGGCGGATCGTCGCCGCTGCGGGGCTTCTGCGAGCCGACGTCGTGGAGGAGGAGCTGGTCTACCCCGTCACGACCGGCACGATCAGGCACGAGGCCGGTTACTACGGCGCGCTGGCCGAGTTCTACGACGCCTGCGCCGAGCGGCTGGCCACGCACCTTGACGCTGGCCGGAGCGTCGTCGTCCTGGCCCTCGGCGACCCGCTCTTCTACGGCTCGTTCATGTATGTGCACGATGCGCTGCGCCCCCACCACCCGGTGACCGTCGTCCCCGGCGTCACCGCCGTGTCGGCGGTCACCGCGGCGGCCGGCACCAACCTGTGCCTGCACGAGGACACCCTCACCGTGCTGCCGGGCACCCTCCCGACCGCGGAGCTGGCGCGCAGGCTCGCCGACACGGACGCGGCGGTCGTGCTCAAGCTCGGGCGCACCTTCCCCGCCGTTCGGGAGGCGCTGCGCCAGGCCGGGGTGCTGGAACGGGCGGTCTACGTCGAGCACGCCTCCACGCCGCGGGAGCGGGTGCTGCCGGTCACCAAGGTCGACGAGGCGGACGTGCCCTACCTGTCGATGGTCGTCGTGCCGGGGCAGGACCTGCGCTCCGACGCGGCGGGCCGCGCCGGGGTCGAGGAGCAGCACGCCGCTTCCCCGGTGGCGCCGCGCGCCGGCCGGGCACCGGGCACGGTGCACGTCGTCGGGCTGGGGCCCGGAGGCGCGGGGTGGACGACACCGGAGACGACCGGGCTGCTGGAGCGGGTCGCGCACGTCGTGGGCTACGCGCCCTACCTCGCCAGGGTGCCGCAGCGGCCCGGTCTGACCCGGCACGCCAGCGGCAACACCGTGGAGCTCGACCGGGCACGGCTGGCACTAGACCTGGCCCGGGCCGGTGAGGACGTTGCCGTGGTGAGCGGCGGCGACCCGGGGGTGTTCGGGATGGCGGCGGCCGTCCTGGAGGCCGCCGCGGACGTCGGGGACGATGGGGACGCCCCCGTGCCGGTCCGCGTCCACCCCGGCGTCACGGCCGCGCACGCCGCCTCGGCCCGGGTCGGGGCGGTGCTCGGGGGCGACCACGCGCTCGTCAACCTCTCCGACAACCTCAAGCCGTTCGAGGTGCTCGTCGACCGGCTCGTGGCGATGGCCGAGCGGGACGTCGTCGTGGCCTGCTACAACCCCCGGTCGCGCAGCCGTCCCGACACCCTCGGTGACGTGCGGGACCGGTTGGTCGAGCGCGTGGGTCCCGACCGCACCGTCGTGGTGGCCCGGAACGTCGGCCGGGACGGTGAGTCGGTGGAGGTGACCACGCTGGGCGGGCTGGACGTGGGGACCGTCGACATGGCGTGCCTCGTCGTCGTGGGGGCCTCCACCACCCGGGTCACCCCGGACGGGCAGGTCTGGACTCCGCGCGGCGTGGGCTGA
- a CDS encoding FecCD family ABC transporter permease: MTAPALQRDRPRIGARPAGLALATLLLLSVVMVLGVGSVSVEARDVVHVVARRLHLVDGASVGVLEDQIVWQLRLPRVLAAAAVGAVLALSGAVMQSLLTNELADPFLLGISSGAAFGAVLALTFGVTVMGTGLGVGVAAMLGAVVALGLVLALATSRSGALPPVRTILAGVAVAQLSGAGTSMLIMVFGSRDTARQVLAWTLGSFAGVRTRHAVVLVAVALLVVLCVLAAARTLDAFAFGETAARSVGVDVRRITWVLLVGSALAAAATVGVVGPIGFVGLVVPHLVRLVVGPGHRRLLPLAALTGALLMVWADTAARSLAPDREIPVGVVTAIVGAPVLIALLRRQARTS; this comes from the coding sequence GTGACCGCGCCGGCCCTGCAGCGGGACCGGCCCCGCATCGGGGCCCGGCCCGCCGGACTGGCGCTCGCTACGCTCCTGCTGCTCAGTGTCGTCATGGTCCTCGGCGTGGGTTCGGTGAGCGTCGAGGCCCGGGACGTGGTGCACGTGGTGGCCCGTCGGCTCCATCTGGTCGACGGAGCCTCGGTGGGCGTCCTGGAGGACCAGATCGTCTGGCAGCTGCGGCTGCCCAGGGTGCTGGCCGCGGCCGCGGTCGGTGCCGTGCTTGCGCTGTCCGGGGCAGTGATGCAGTCGTTGCTGACCAACGAGCTGGCCGACCCTTTCCTGCTGGGCATCTCCAGCGGCGCAGCCTTCGGAGCGGTGCTCGCCCTGACCTTCGGGGTCACGGTGATGGGAACCGGGCTGGGGGTGGGCGTCGCAGCGATGCTCGGCGCAGTAGTGGCCCTGGGTCTCGTGCTTGCCCTGGCGACCAGTCGCAGCGGAGCGCTGCCCCCGGTGCGCACTATCCTGGCCGGCGTCGCGGTCGCCCAGCTCAGCGGGGCAGGCACCTCGATGCTCATCATGGTCTTCGGCAGCCGGGACACGGCCCGGCAGGTCCTCGCCTGGACCCTAGGCTCCTTTGCCGGCGTCCGCACCCGCCACGCCGTGGTCCTCGTCGCGGTCGCCCTCCTGGTGGTGCTCTGCGTTCTGGCTGCCGCGCGGACCCTGGATGCCTTCGCGTTCGGGGAGACCGCGGCCCGCTCCGTCGGGGTGGACGTCCGGCGCATCACCTGGGTGCTGCTGGTCGGCAGCGCCCTGGCTGCCGCCGCGACGGTCGGGGTGGTCGGACCGATCGGTTTCGTCGGGCTGGTCGTGCCGCACCTGGTCCGCCTGGTGGTCGGTCCGGGGCATCGCCGGCTACTGCCGCTGGCCGCACTGACCGGCGCGCTGCTCATGGTGTGGGCCGACACCGCCGCCCGGTCCCTGGCCCCGGACCGTGAGATCCCGGTCGGAGTGGTCACCGCGATCGTCGGGGCCCCCGTGCTCATCGCCTTGCTGCGTCGGCAGGCCAGGACATCGTGA
- a CDS encoding ABC transporter substrate-binding protein, translated as MNRRRHRVLPALALMSLPLTACAGAPDGQPEPAPDAGTTQEAEARQDPSSTFPVTVDNCGVEVTVAAPPERIVTLNQGATEVALALRLADQMAGTAYLDDEVAERFAEDYAQVPVLSTEYPTVEQFLAAEPDLAIASYSSAFGDNGVGTREELAGRGTATYVSPLTCPDESGLEPTFESVWTELREVGLLTGAADTAEDEVQDQQTAMEEIEATAAGEGLSILWYDSGDDTPLVGAGGGGPQLLMDAVGATNVFADLDGGWADGSWETGLAADPDVIVLADAAWSTAEDKRAYLESDPVLGQLSAVQDERYVVVPFSESTPGVRMVDGARGLSDQLHALNR; from the coding sequence ATGAACCGACGTCGTCATCGTGTCCTGCCAGCCCTGGCCCTGATGTCCCTGCCCTTGACGGCCTGCGCCGGTGCCCCGGACGGGCAGCCCGAACCCGCACCCGATGCTGGGACGACGCAGGAGGCCGAGGCGAGGCAGGACCCGAGCTCGACCTTCCCGGTCACCGTGGACAACTGCGGTGTCGAGGTCACGGTCGCAGCGCCGCCCGAGCGCATCGTCACCCTCAACCAGGGGGCGACCGAGGTCGCGTTGGCCTTGCGTCTGGCCGACCAGATGGCGGGCACCGCATACCTGGACGACGAGGTCGCCGAGCGCTTCGCCGAGGACTACGCGCAGGTGCCGGTGCTCTCGACCGAGTACCCGACGGTGGAGCAGTTCCTCGCGGCGGAGCCCGACCTGGCCATCGCCTCCTACTCCAGCGCCTTCGGCGACAACGGCGTGGGCACCCGGGAGGAGCTCGCCGGCCGGGGCACCGCCACCTACGTCAGCCCGCTCACCTGCCCCGACGAGTCCGGTCTGGAACCGACCTTCGAGTCGGTCTGGACCGAGCTGCGCGAGGTGGGCCTGCTGACCGGGGCCGCGGACACCGCCGAGGATGAGGTCCAGGACCAACAAACCGCGATGGAGGAGATCGAGGCCACGGCGGCCGGGGAAGGCCTGAGCATTCTCTGGTACGACTCGGGCGACGACACCCCCCTCGTCGGGGCGGGCGGTGGCGGCCCCCAGCTGCTGATGGATGCCGTGGGTGCCACGAACGTCTTCGCCGATCTCGACGGGGGCTGGGCCGACGGATCCTGGGAGACCGGGCTCGCGGCCGACCCCGACGTCATCGTGCTGGCCGACGCAGCCTGGTCTACGGCCGAGGACAAGCGCGCCTACCTCGAGTCCGATCCCGTGCTTGGTCAGCTCTCCGCGGTCCAGGACGAGCGGTATGTCGTCGTGCCCTTCAGCGAGAGCACGCCCGGCGTTCGCATGGTGGACGGGGCGCGTGGGTTGTCCGACCAGCTCCACGCACTCAACCGGTGA
- a CDS encoding cobalamin biosynthesis protein CobG — protein sequence MNAADHRGQRPDATLALPARTGGDACPGTLRPHPALDGSLVRLRLPGGGVDPAALDRLMGLARRHGSPMLQLTSRGNLQVRGLPDPLPSALVDEVEALGLLPSRTHERARGILAVPDPVAQALARQVDEAVQAQPDLTELPGRFLTVVSDGSAQLLAERWDLALQVTDPAHIASAGVRVLVAPGHAVRHAVPPTRAVAELVGLMRAFLRRRPDERTWNVRDLLDPASLHPDLVPAGLCPPPPLRPGDCPGPGQLVAAVPLGLLRPQHTAAFLRAAGDGGRVVLTPWRSVVLDLGQEEGSESAVRPAASILADAGLVVGHGSPWARLSACVGAPHCRRTTSPTLALTAEAAGRVPEHGARVHVVGCGRACGRPQGDHILVVDPTHPDQIVQEAR from the coding sequence GTGAACGCCGCCGACCACCGCGGTCAGCGACCGGACGCCACCCTCGCCCTGCCCGCGCGGACGGGGGGTGACGCCTGCCCGGGGACCCTACGCCCGCACCCCGCGCTCGACGGCTCCCTCGTCCGGCTGCGGCTGCCCGGCGGCGGCGTCGACCCCGCCGCGCTCGATCGGCTCATGGGACTCGCGCGCCGGCACGGGTCACCGATGCTGCAGCTCACCTCGCGGGGCAACCTCCAGGTGCGCGGCCTGCCCGACCCGCTGCCCAGCGCCCTCGTGGATGAGGTCGAGGCGTTGGGGCTGCTGCCCTCCCGCACCCACGAGCGCGCCCGCGGCATCCTCGCCGTGCCCGACCCGGTCGCGCAGGCCCTGGCCCGGCAGGTCGACGAGGCCGTCCAGGCCCAGCCTGACCTCACCGAGCTGCCCGGTCGCTTCCTCACCGTCGTCAGCGACGGCTCCGCCCAGCTGCTCGCGGAGCGGTGGGACCTGGCGCTGCAGGTGACCGACCCCGCTCATATCGCCTCGGCTGGGGTGCGGGTGCTCGTGGCGCCGGGCCACGCAGTCCGGCACGCCGTACCACCGACCCGTGCCGTTGCCGAGCTGGTCGGGCTCATGCGGGCCTTCCTGCGGCGGCGCCCCGACGAGCGCACCTGGAACGTCCGCGACCTGCTCGATCCGGCGAGCCTGCACCCCGACCTCGTCCCGGCCGGGCTGTGCCCGCCCCCGCCCCTGCGCCCCGGCGACTGCCCCGGCCCGGGGCAGCTCGTGGCCGCCGTGCCGCTCGGCCTGCTCCGCCCCCAGCACACGGCCGCTTTCCTGCGGGCCGCGGGCGACGGGGGCCGAGTCGTCCTGACGCCGTGGCGCTCAGTGGTCCTCGACCTCGGCCAGGAGGAGGGTTCGGAGAGCGCGGTGCGCCCGGCGGCGAGCATCCTCGCCGACGCCGGCCTGGTCGTCGGCCACGGGTCGCCCTGGGCGCGGCTGAGCGCCTGCGTCGGCGCCCCCCACTGCCGACGCACGACCTCCCCCACTCTCGCCCTCACCGCCGAGGCGGCGGGCCGCGTGCCGGAGCACGGGGCCCGCGTGCACGTCGTGGGGTGCGGGCGGGCCTGTGGCCGGCCGCAGGGCGACCACATACTCGTCGTCGACCCCACCCACCCCGACCAGATTGTGCAGGAGGCGCGTTGA
- the cbiE gene encoding precorrin-6y C5,15-methyltransferase (decarboxylating) subunit CbiE: MIEVVGLGDAGWAALGKTQRQLVLGADLLLGGARHLALVPPLDGQDRRTWPSPLREGLPALLAGARGSVVVLASGDPLRSGVGTTLLELLGPRTVRIHPAVSSDTLARARLGWPAETTDVVTTVGRDLEAVLPLLTPGARVVVLCSDGRDPARLGGLLAGRGLAAARLTALWHLGGAEEGSRTATAGEWAGQDAAGRVTPDLVVCAVEVPPAEQLAGTGSGAATLAGAWGPVPGRPEDCFDHDGQITKRDVRASALARLRPTPGAHLWDLGAGSGSVGVEWCLAAPRAGCTAVERDAQRADRARANARAHGVGARVEVLHGDSAHLLRRVAEGGTALPRPDAVFVGGGASDELLDLAWQALSPGGRLVADAVTLEGEAVLVRAQQRFGGDLTRLSVEHATALGRYLSWTPARPVIQLSCTWKEPHA, from the coding sequence GTGATCGAGGTCGTGGGACTGGGGGACGCCGGCTGGGCGGCGCTGGGCAAGACGCAGCGCCAGCTGGTGCTGGGTGCCGACCTGCTGCTCGGCGGCGCCCGCCACCTGGCGCTCGTGCCTCCCCTCGACGGGCAGGACCGCCGGACCTGGCCGAGTCCCCTTCGGGAGGGGCTGCCCGCCCTGCTCGCGGGCGCCCGGGGCAGCGTCGTCGTGCTGGCCAGCGGCGACCCGCTCCGCTCCGGCGTCGGCACGACGCTGCTCGAACTGCTCGGCCCGCGCACCGTCCGGATCCACCCCGCGGTCTCCAGCGACACCCTCGCCCGCGCCCGCCTCGGCTGGCCGGCCGAGACCACCGACGTCGTCACGACCGTGGGCCGTGACCTGGAGGCCGTCCTCCCGCTGCTCACCCCCGGCGCCCGGGTCGTGGTCCTCTGCTCGGACGGCCGGGATCCCGCGCGCCTCGGCGGCCTCCTGGCAGGGCGGGGGCTGGCCGCGGCGCGGCTCACCGCCCTGTGGCACCTCGGGGGTGCCGAGGAGGGCTCGCGCACCGCCACCGCGGGGGAGTGGGCGGGCCAGGACGCGGCCGGGAGGGTCACCCCTGACCTTGTCGTCTGCGCGGTCGAGGTGCCGCCGGCGGAGCAGCTCGCCGGGACCGGCAGCGGTGCCGCGACGCTCGCCGGGGCGTGGGGCCCGGTCCCTGGGCGGCCCGAGGACTGCTTCGACCACGACGGGCAGATCACCAAGCGTGACGTGCGCGCCAGCGCCCTGGCCCGGCTGCGGCCCACGCCGGGGGCGCACCTGTGGGACCTGGGGGCCGGTTCGGGCTCCGTCGGTGTCGAATGGTGCTTGGCCGCGCCGCGGGCCGGCTGCACCGCCGTTGAGCGGGACGCCCAGCGTGCCGACCGGGCCCGCGCCAACGCCCGGGCGCACGGGGTCGGCGCCCGTGTCGAGGTGCTCCACGGTGACAGCGCCCACCTGCTCCGCCGGGTGGCCGAGGGCGGCACCGCCCTGCCGCGTCCCGACGCCGTCTTCGTCGGCGGGGGAGCAAGTGATGAGCTCCTGGACCTCGCCTGGCAGGCCCTGTCGCCTGGCGGTCGGCTGGTCGCCGACGCGGTCACCCTCGAGGGAGAGGCCGTCCTCGTCCGTGCGCAGCAGCGTTTCGGCGGCGACCTGACCCGGCTCTCGGTGGAGCACGCGACCGCCCTCGGTCGCTACCTGTCCTGGACGCCGGCGCGGCCCGTCATCCAGCTCTCGTGCACCTGGAAGGAACCCCACGCATGA
- the cobF gene encoding precorrin-6A synthase (deacetylating) — translation MTDVRQIRVIGVGVGGPGQLTLDAVAALKELDVVLVADKGEGLAQLVDARRALLETHRPAPGGGTAVRVVQVPDPRRGPDPQETASYLEGVRSWHEARVDAYAATLDSLEPHLVVGFLVWGDPALYDSILRVVRALGERTPVAVRTVPGVTALSALAAAHDEVLHAIGEPVHVTTGRRLVREWRPGLGTVVVMLDGQLRCRDLLAARPETADLELLWGACLGLPQQRLARGRLGDVLDDVAAARAQLREEHGWVMDVYALRPAPARSAAPPAAPASTTGEVAP, via the coding sequence ATGACGGACGTTCGGCAGATCCGTGTCATCGGCGTCGGCGTCGGAGGGCCGGGCCAGCTGACCCTCGACGCGGTTGCCGCACTCAAGGAACTGGACGTCGTGCTCGTCGCCGACAAGGGCGAGGGTCTGGCGCAGCTCGTGGACGCGCGGCGGGCGCTGCTGGAGACCCACCGTCCGGCCCCGGGCGGCGGCACGGCGGTGCGCGTGGTGCAGGTGCCCGACCCTCGCCGCGGGCCGGACCCGCAGGAGACCGCCTCCTACCTGGAGGGCGTGCGCAGCTGGCACGAGGCCCGGGTCGACGCCTACGCCGCCACCCTGGACTCGCTCGAGCCGCACCTCGTCGTCGGGTTCCTCGTGTGGGGAGACCCCGCGCTCTACGACTCCATCCTGCGCGTCGTCCGGGCGCTGGGCGAGCGCACCCCGGTCGCCGTGCGCACCGTGCCGGGCGTCACCGCGCTCTCCGCCCTGGCCGCCGCCCACGACGAGGTGCTCCACGCCATCGGCGAACCGGTCCACGTCACAACCGGCCGGCGCCTCGTGCGCGAGTGGCGCCCCGGGCTCGGCACGGTCGTCGTCATGCTGGACGGCCAACTGCGCTGCCGCGACCTCCTGGCAGCCCGCCCTGAGACCGCCGACCTCGAGCTCCTCTGGGGCGCGTGCCTCGGGCTCCCACAGCAACGGCTGGCCCGCGGCCGCCTCGGCGACGTCCTCGACGACGTGGCCGCGGCCCGCGCCCAGCTGCGGGAGGAGCACGGCTGGGTGATGGACGTCTACGCGCTGCGGCCCGCACCAGCACGGTCGGCCGCCCCGCCGGCAGCTCCCGCGTCGACCACCGGCGAGGTCGCGCCGTGA
- a CDS encoding ABC transporter ATP-binding protein, with protein MGVLQVQDLAWRAAGRLIVSGVDLTVAPGRVTGIVGPNGSGKTTVLHLIAGLRIPARGRVLLGGEDVLALSPRERARRIALVEQKAGTNLDLTAREVVALGRHARRPRWGRPDRDDAVDRALQMADAAGLADRSWATMSGGEQQRVHLARALAQEPQVLLLDEPTNHLDLAHQIGLLQLVRSLDCTTLVVLHDLDLAAASCDELVVMDAGRVVASGSTAEVLAPGLLEDVFAVRTSVRHEERLRVLWHGLAESSPRRDAG; from the coding sequence ATGGGTGTGTTGCAGGTGCAGGACCTGGCCTGGAGGGCTGCGGGTCGTCTCATCGTCTCCGGCGTCGACCTGACCGTCGCCCCCGGCCGGGTGACCGGCATCGTCGGTCCCAACGGGTCCGGCAAGACGACCGTGCTCCACCTCATCGCCGGGTTGCGGATCCCTGCCCGGGGGCGGGTGCTCCTCGGTGGAGAGGACGTGCTGGCGCTCTCGCCCCGGGAACGGGCCCGCCGGATCGCCCTCGTGGAGCAGAAGGCCGGCACCAACCTCGACCTGACGGCGCGCGAGGTGGTCGCCCTGGGCCGGCACGCCCGGCGCCCCAGGTGGGGCCGACCCGACCGGGATGACGCGGTGGACCGCGCGCTGCAGATGGCCGACGCGGCAGGACTGGCCGACCGTTCCTGGGCCACCATGTCCGGCGGTGAGCAGCAACGCGTGCACCTGGCCCGGGCGCTGGCCCAGGAACCCCAGGTCCTCCTGCTGGACGAGCCGACGAACCACCTGGACCTGGCTCACCAGATCGGCCTCCTCCAGCTCGTGCGGTCCCTGGACTGCACCACGCTCGTCGTCCTGCACGACCTCGACCTTGCCGCCGCGTCGTGCGACGAGCTGGTCGTCATGGACGCCGGAAGAGTGGTGGCTTCCGGGTCAACCGCGGAGGTGCTGGCCCCGGGCCTGCTCGAGGACGTCTTCGCCGTGCGCACCTCGGTGCGGCACGAGGAGCGGCTGCGCGTCCTGTGGCACGGTCTCGCTGAGTCCTCGCCCCGGAGGGATGCCGGATGA
- a CDS encoding cobalt-precorrin-4/precorrin-4 C(11)-methyltransferase, which translates to MTVHFIGAGPGAGDLLTLRAVRLLGESQVCLYAGTYLDAEVLSHCPPGAHLVDTQHLTLDEITARLVEATAQGHHVARLCSGDPSVYSAVAEQTRRLDAAGVPWDVTPGVPAYAAAAALVGRELTVPEVAQSVVLTRTHQDSTRMPATEELAAFAATGATLVLHLSIRHTRRLAAELVPHYGEACPVVVGSQVTQPGELVLRGTLADIADQVEAAGLRQAAVILVGAALGAADFVESHLYSCHRAAGRATAP; encoded by the coding sequence ATGACGGTCCACTTCATCGGCGCCGGCCCCGGCGCGGGCGACCTGCTGACGCTGCGGGCCGTCCGGCTGCTCGGCGAGAGCCAGGTCTGCCTCTACGCTGGGACCTACCTGGACGCCGAGGTCCTGTCCCACTGCCCGCCCGGCGCCCACCTCGTCGACACCCAGCACCTCACCCTGGACGAGATCACCGCGCGCCTCGTCGAGGCGACGGCCCAGGGCCACCACGTCGCCCGGCTCTGCTCGGGCGACCCCTCGGTCTACTCCGCCGTCGCCGAGCAGACCCGGCGCCTGGACGCGGCGGGCGTCCCGTGGGACGTCACGCCGGGAGTCCCGGCCTACGCCGCCGCGGCGGCCCTGGTGGGGCGCGAGCTCACCGTGCCCGAGGTCGCGCAGTCAGTCGTGCTGACCCGCACGCACCAGGACTCCACCCGCATGCCCGCGACTGAGGAGCTGGCCGCCTTCGCGGCGACGGGCGCCACCCTCGTGCTGCACCTGTCGATCCGGCACACCCGCCGGCTGGCTGCCGAGCTCGTGCCGCACTACGGCGAGGCCTGCCCCGTCGTCGTGGGGTCCCAGGTCACCCAGCCGGGCGAGCTCGTGCTGCGCGGCACCCTCGCCGACATCGCCGACCAGGTCGAGGCCGCGGGCCTGCGGCAGGCCGCGGTGATTCTCGTCGGCGCGGCCCTGGGGGCGGCGGACTTCGTCGAGTCCCACCTCTACTCCTGCCACCGCGCCGCCGGCCGGGCCACCGCCCCCTGA
- a CDS encoding precorrin-8X methylmutase — MGTTPTADPVAPRRPTRRYAYLTDGQEIYRRSFGTVRAELAGRLGALDPQLATVVTRIVHAAGDTGVVDDVDAHPDVVRAAREALRAGAHVLTDSHMLASGITARRLPAANRVICSLRDPRVPGLAQRWGTTRAAAAVSLWEPWLEGAVVAVGNAPTALFHLLELLHDGAPRPAAVVGMPVGFIGSAESKVALAGHDLPGGPVPWLTLHGRRGGSAVAAAAINALATPEELA, encoded by the coding sequence GTGGGCACGACCCCGACGGCCGACCCGGTCGCGCCCCGTCGCCCGACCCGCCGCTACGCCTACCTCACCGACGGGCAGGAGATCTACCGGCGCTCGTTCGGCACCGTGCGCGCCGAGCTGGCCGGCCGACTCGGCGCCCTCGACCCGCAGCTGGCCACCGTCGTGACCCGAATCGTGCACGCCGCCGGCGACACCGGCGTCGTTGACGACGTCGACGCCCATCCCGACGTCGTCCGTGCGGCCCGGGAGGCCCTGCGCGCCGGAGCCCACGTGCTGACCGACTCGCACATGCTCGCCAGCGGCATCACCGCTCGCCGGCTGCCGGCGGCCAACCGGGTCATCTGCAGCCTGCGGGACCCACGGGTGCCGGGGTTGGCGCAGCGGTGGGGCACCACCCGCGCCGCCGCAGCGGTGTCGCTGTGGGAGCCGTGGCTGGAGGGGGCGGTCGTGGCGGTGGGCAATGCCCCGACCGCGCTCTTCCACCTGCTCGAGCTGCTCCATGACGGCGCCCCGCGTCCGGCGGCCGTCGTCGGGATGCCGGTGGGCTTCATCGGCTCGGCCGAGTCCAAGGTCGCCCTCGCTGGGCACGACCTGCCCGGGGGTCCGGTGCCGTGGTTGACCCTGCACGGGCGGCGCGGCGGGTCGGCGGTCGCCGCCGCCGCGATCAACGCCCTGGCCACCCCCGAGGAGCTGGCGTGA
- a CDS encoding (2Fe-2S) ferredoxin domain-containing protein — MTQTAGHLVLVTVDLQDPRTHSGLVRTAGELGAVLATVNGSGPALVDVLDSLAARRVVQDDAVLVPVPGHEPGTGWSWVRRVAAHWWRTHPYPPFSLSVSAPAQDHTAQAVRACLEGAHQPVTGSEAGLTNSAWEQVPEHRHHLLLCRGPRCSAQGASQTVRAVAAEMRRRGWGDEQILLTQTGCLFPCNKAPVVCVHPGSQWLGPIHPVDVPSLLDDLHSAEKAEQ; from the coding sequence ATGACGCAGACTGCCGGGCATCTCGTGCTTGTCACGGTCGACCTTCAGGATCCGCGCACCCATTCCGGGCTGGTGCGGACCGCCGGCGAGTTGGGAGCCGTGCTGGCCACCGTCAACGGTTCGGGCCCCGCGCTCGTCGACGTCCTGGACTCGCTCGCAGCGCGCCGGGTCGTCCAGGACGATGCCGTGCTCGTTCCGGTCCCCGGTCACGAACCGGGGACCGGCTGGTCGTGGGTGCGCAGGGTCGCCGCTCACTGGTGGCGCACCCACCCCTACCCGCCGTTCTCCCTCTCGGTCAGCGCACCGGCGCAGGACCACACCGCACAGGCGGTCCGGGCCTGCCTGGAAGGTGCGCACCAACCAGTCACCGGGTCCGAGGCGGGCCTGACCAACTCAGCCTGGGAGCAGGTCCCTGAGCACCGCCACCACCTGCTGCTGTGCCGCGGGCCACGGTGCAGCGCCCAGGGCGCGAGCCAGACGGTCCGCGCCGTCGCCGCCGAGATGCGGCGCCGGGGGTGGGGCGATGAGCAGATCCTGCTCACCCAGACCGGTTGCCTCTTCCCCTGCAACAAGGCACCGGTCGTCTGCGTCCATCCCGGGAGCCAGTGGCTCGGGCCGATCCACCCGGTGGACGTCCCCTCCCTGCTCGATGACCTGCACAGCGCAGAAAAGGCGGAACAATGA